From Ictidomys tridecemlineatus isolate mIctTri1 chromosome 2, mIctTri1.hap1, whole genome shotgun sequence, the proteins below share one genomic window:
- the Wiz gene encoding protein Wiz isoform X10: MEGPLAGGLAAPDRPRGPERLPGPAPREDIEGGAEAAEGEGSIFRSTRYLPITKEGPRDILDGRGGISVANFDPGTFSLMRCDFCGAGFDTRAGLSSHARAHLRDFGITNWELTVSPINILQELLATSAAELPPSPLGREPGGPPGSFLTSRRPRLPLTVPFPPTWAEDPGPAYGDAQSLTTCEVCGACFETRKGLSSHARSHLRQLGVAESESSGAPIDLLYELVKQKGLPDAPLGLPPGLTKKSNSPKELVSGATRPGLLALAKPLDAPAVNKAIKSPPGFSTKGLAHTPSSPLLKKAPLALTGSPTPKNPEDKSPQLSLSPRPTSPKAQWPQSEDEGPLNLTLDSDGGRELDCQLCGAWFETRKGLSSHARAHLRHLGVSDPDAKGSPIDVLHGLIRRDGVQIRLPPGRGALAQLGRPPPASAALSLLPPPPPAKKAKLKAAGTASPWGKQDLSAAAAAGIFWASDVEPSPLNLSSGPEPARDIRCEFCGEFFENRKGLSSHARSHLRQMGVTEWYVNGSPIDTLREILKRRTQSRPGGPPHPPGPSPKSLAKVVGTGGPGSSLEARNPSDLHISPLAKKLPPPPGSPLGHSPAASPPPTARKMFPGLTATSLPKKLKPEQMRVEIKREMLPGALHGEPHPSEGPWGAPREDMTPLNLSSRAEPVRDIRCEFCGEFFENRKGLSSHARSHLRQMGVTEWSVNGSPIDTLREILKKKAKPCLIKKEPPAGDLAPALAEDGSPTVAPGPVQSPLPLSPLAGRPGKPGAGPAQVPRELSLTPITGAKPSATGYLSSVAAKRPLQEDRLLPAEVKAKTYIQTELPFKAKTLHEKTSHSSTEACCELCGLYFENRKALASHARAHLRQFGVTEWCVNGSPIETLSEWIKHRPQKVGAYRSYIQGGRPFTKKFRSAGHGRDNDKRPPLGLAPGGLALVGRSAGGEPGPEAGRAADSGERPLAASPPGTVKAEEHQRQNINKFERRQARPPDSTGVRGSEEANDLHQKLEEVRQPPPRVRPVPSLVPRPPQTSLVKFVGNIYTLKCRFCEVEFQGPLSIQEEWVRHLQRHILEMNFSKADPAPEEPQAPQAQTAAAEAP, from the exons TGGCCAACTTTGATCCTGGCACCTTCAGCTTAATGCGCTGTGACTTCTGTGGGGCTGGGTTTGATACTCGGGCCGGTCTCTCCAGCCATGCCCGGGCCCACCTGCGTGACTTTGGCATCACCAACTGGGAGCTCACCGTCTCGCCCATCAACATCCTCCAGGAGCTGCTGGCCACCTCGGCTGCTGAGTTGCCCCCCAGTCCCCTGGGCCGAGAGCCTGGCGGGCCACCTGGCAGCTTCCTGACCTCCCGTCGGCCTCGCTTACCTCTTACCGTGCCCTTCCCACCCACCTGGGCTGAGGACCCTGGGCCAGCCTACGGAGATG CCCAGAGCCTGACCACCTGTGAGGTCTGCGGCGCCTGCTTTGAGACCCGCAAGGGCCTGTCCAGCCACGCACGTTCCCACCTGCGACAGCTGGGTGTAGCAGAGTCGGAGAGCAGTGGTGCCCCCATCGACCTCCTCTACGAGCTGGTGAAGCAGAAAGGCCTGCCTGATGCTCCCCTTGGGCTGCCCCCAGGCCTAACTAAGAAGTCCAACTCGCCGAAAGAATTGGTCTCTGGGGCTACCCGGCCAGGTCTGCTTGCCCTGGCCAAGCCCTTGGATGCCCCTGCTGTCAACAAAGCCATCAAGTCTCCTCCTGGCTTCTCGACTAAAGGCCTGGCCCACACACCCAGCTCTCCGCTCCTCAAGAAGGCACCGCTGGCCCTGACGGGTTCCCCTACCCCCAAGAATCCTGAGGACAAGAGCCCCCAGCTGTCCCTGAGCCCCCGGCCGACCTCCCCAAAGGCACAGTGGCCCCAGTCTGAGGACGAGGGGCCCCTGAATCTCA CTTTAGATAGTGACGGGGGCAGAGAGCTGGACTGCCAGCTGTGTGGTGCCTGGTTTGAGACCCGCAAGGGCCTGTCCAGCCACGCCCGTGCCCACCTGCGCCACCTGGGCGTCAGCGACCCGGACGCCAAGGGATCCCCCATAGACGTGCTCCACGGGCTCATCAGGAGGGACGGCGTCCAGATCCGCCTCCCACCCGGGCGCGGAGCCCTGGCCCAGCTGGGGCGGCCTCCTCCCGCCTCTGCGGCCCTCTCCTTGCTCCCCCCCCCACCGCCGGCCAAGAAGGCCAAGCTGAAGGCCGCGGGTACGGCCAGCCCCTGGGGGAAGCAGGACCTCTCGGCCGCCGCAGCCGCCGGCATTTTCTGGGCCTCTGATGTGGAGCCATCTCCTCTCAACCTCT cctccggCCCAGAACCAGCTCGAGACATCCGCTGTGAGTTCTGTGGTGAGTTCTTCGAGAACCGCAAGGGTCTGTCGAGCCATGCACGTTCCCACCTGCGGCAGATGGGCGTGACTGAGTGGTACGTCAATGGTTCGCCCATCGACACACTGAGGGAGATCCTGAAGAGACGGACCCAGTCTCGGCCAGGTGGACCCCCCCACCCACCAGGGCCTAGCCCAAAATCCCTGGCAAAGGTGGTGGGCACCGGAGGCCCTGGCAGCTCATTAGAAGCCCGCAACCCTTCGGACCTTCACATCTCACCTCTGGCTAAGAAGTTGCCACCACCACCAGGCAGCCCCCTGGGCCACTCACCAgctgcctctcctcctcccacgGCCCGGAAGATGTTCCCAGGCCTGACAGCAACCTCCCTGCCTAAGAAGCTGAAGCCTGAACAAATGCGGGTGGAGATCAAGCGGGAGATGCTGCCAGGGGCCCTTCATGGGGAGCCGCACCCATCTGAGGGTCCCTGGGGGGCGCCGAGGGAAGACATGACACCCTTGAACCTGT CGTCCCGGGCAGAGCCGGTGCGCGACATCCGCTGCGAGTTCTGCGGTGAGTTCTTCGAGAACCGCAAGGGCCTGTCGAGCCATGCACGCTCCCATCTACGGCAGATGGGTGTGACCGAGTGGTCTGTCAACGGCTCGCCCATCGACACGCTGCGGGAGATCCTGAAGAAGAAGGCCAAGCCGTGCCTCATCAAGAAGGAGCCGCCAGCTGGAGACCTGGCTCCTGCCTTGGCTGAGGATGGGTCCCCCACAGTGGCCCCTGGGCCTGTGCAGTCCCCACTGCCATTGTCGCCCCTGGCTGGCCGGCCAGGCAAACCAGGAGCTGGGCCAGCCCAGGTTCCCCGGGAGCTCAGCCTGACACCCATCACCGGGGCCAAACCCTCAGCCACTGGCTACCTGAGCTCAGTGGCAGCCAAGCGGCCCCTGCAGGAGGACCGACTCCTCCCCGCAGAGGTCAAGGCCAAGACCTACATCCAGACTGAACTGCCCTTCAAGGCAAAGACCCTCCATGAGAAGACCTCCCACTCTT CCACCGAGGCCTGCTGCGAGCTCTGTGGCCTTTACTTTGAAAATCGCAAAGCCCTGGCCAGCCATGCACGGGCACACCTGCGGCAGTTTGGTGTGACAGAGTGGTGTGTCAACGGCTCGCCCATCGAGACGCTGAGCGAGTGGATCAAGCATCGGCCCCAGAAGGTGGGCGCCTACCGCAGTTACATCCAAGGCGGCCGCCCTTTTACCAAGAAGTTCCGAAGTGCTGGCCATGGCCGTGACAATGACAAGCGACCACCCCTGGGGCTGGCACCTGGGGGCCTGGCCTTGGTTGGCCGCAGTGCTGGGGGGGAGCCAGGGCCTGAGGCTGGCCGGGCAGCCGACAGCGGTGAGCGGCCTCTGGCAGCCAGCCCACCAGGCACTGTGAAGGCTGAGGAACATCAGCGGCAGAACATCAACA AATTTGAACGTCGACAAGCCCGTCCCCCAGATTCCACTGGGGTCCGGGGAAGTGAGGAGGCCAATGACTTGcatcagaagctggaagaggtgCGGCAACCTCCACCCCGAGTGCGGCCAGTCCCATCCTTGGTGCCCCGACCCCCTCAAACATCACTTGTCAAGTTTGTAGGCAACATCTACACCCTCAAGTGCAG GTTCTGTGAAGTGGAATTCCAGGGCCCCCTCTCCATCCAGGAAGAGTGGGTACGACACTTACAGCGGCACATCCTGGAGATGAATTTCTCCAAAGCAGACCCTGCACCTGAGGAGCCCCAAGCCCCACAGGCACAGACAGCAGCGGCAGAGGCACCCTAA